The following are encoded together in the Acanthochromis polyacanthus isolate Apoly-LR-REF ecotype Palm Island chromosome 14, KAUST_Apoly_ChrSc, whole genome shotgun sequence genome:
- the LOC110964290 gene encoding trace amine-associated receptor 13c-like: MDIDQFLLPSVMEETELCFPQLFNSSCRRKKSSHFEANLVAILLSCISLLTVILNLLVIISISHFRNLHTPTNLLLLSLAVSDFFVGLLMFFQIAIRDGCWFLGDFMCTLYHYLPYTITSASIGNMVMISIDRYVAVCYSLYYSVQITQQRVQICVCLCWISSVIFQTVILRDAVKQPGRYNSCVGECNFAIDYISGLADVIFSFIVPITIIIVLYVRVFVVAVSQAHAMHSQLVPNKNSVRATVQKSELKAARTLGVVVVVFIICMCPYYCVALTGQDIVLHGTSAIVICVFYFNSCLNPIIYAFLYPWFRKSVKLIVTLQILQPASCEAKML; encoded by the exons ATGGACATTGAT CAGTTTCTCCTCCCATCAGTGATGGAGGAAACTGAACTCTGCTTTCCACAGCTCTTCAACTCCTCCTGCAGGAGGAAAAAGAGTTCTCACTTTGAAGCAAATCTGGTTGCCATCCTGCTGTCCTGCATCTCTCTGCTTACTGTGATTCTCAACTTGCTGGTCATCATCTCCATCTCACACTTCAG GAATCTCCACACTCCCaccaacctcctcctcctctctctggctGTCTCTGATTTCTTTGTGGGTCTCCTCATGTTCTTTCAAATTGCGATCAGAGACGGCTGCTGGTTCCTCGGTGACTTCATGTGCACTCTGTATCACTATCTACCATACACCATCACCTCAGCCTCAATAGGAAACATGGTGATGATATCGATTGACCGCTATGTGGCCGTTTGTTACTCTCTGTATTACTCTGTTCAGATCACACAACAGAGAGTtcaaatctgtgtgtgtctgtgctggaTCAGTTCTGTAATATTTCAAACTGTGATTCTGAGGGACGCCGTGAAGCAGCCAGGCAGGTACAACTCCTGTGTCGGAGAGTGTAACTTTGCCATTGACTACATTAGTGGACTTGCAGatgttattttttccttcattgtTCCTATTACGATCATCATAGTTCTGTATGTGAGAGTGTTTGTGGTGGCTGTGTCTCAGGCTCATGCCATGCATTCTCAGCTTGTACCAAACAAGAACTCAGTTAGAGCAACTGTTCAGAAATCTGAACTGAAAGCAGCCAGGACTCTTGGTGTTGTTGTAGTTGTGTTTATAATATGTATGTGCCCATATTACTGTGTTGCTCTCACAGGACAAGACATCGTTCTCCATGGTACATCTGCCATTGTGATATGTGTGTTCTACTTTAACTCCTGTCTAAACCCCATCATCTATGCCTTCTTGTACCCGTGGTTCAGAAAATCAGTCAAGCTCATTGTTACACTTCAGATACTGCAGCCTGCCTCCTGTGAGGCCAAGATGCTGTAG
- the LOC127537244 gene encoding trace amine-associated receptor 13c-like, with protein MWNINSLAGKEPVLVWEVERYRRNIVGLTSTHRKNSITGVEEETENINLLHDQTTTTSQQFLLPSVMEETELCFPQLFNSSCRRMKRSHFEAMLVYILLSCISLLTVILNLLVIISISHFRNLHTSTNLLLLSLAVSDVFLGLLMFFQIVLIDGCWFLGDFMCTLYQYLAYIITSASIGTMVMISIDRYVAVCYPLHYSIQITQQRVQICVCLCWITSAVFQTLLLKDSLKQPGRYNSCVGECTFASDYISGLVDVIFSFIVPITIIIVLYVRVFVVAVSQAHAMHSQLVPNKHSVRATVQKSELKAARTLGVVVVVFIICMCPYYCVALTGQETLLNSTSIVFVICVFYLNSCLNPIIYAFLYPWFRKSVKLIVTLQILQPASREAKML; from the exons ATGTGGAACATCaactcactggcggggaaggaacccgTGCTGGtgtgggaggtggagcgataccgacGAAATATAGTTGGGCTGACTTCCACACACA GAAAAAACAGTATCACAGGTGtagaggaagaaacagaaaatataaatcTGCTGCATGACCAAACAACCACCACATCTCAGCAGTTCCTCCTCCCGTCAGTGATGGAGGAAACTGAACTCTGCTTTCCACAGCTCTTCAACTCCTCCTGCAGGAGGATGAAGCGTTCTCACTTTGAAGCAATGCTGGTTTACATCCTGCTGTCCTGCATCTCTCTGCTTACTGTGATTCTCAACCTGCTGGTCATCATCTCCATCTCACACTTCAG GAATCTCCACACTTCCaccaacctcctcctcctctctctggctGTCTCTGATGTCTTTCTGGGTCTCCTCATGTTCTTTCAAATTGTGCTCATAGATGGCTGCTGGTTCCTCGGTGACTTCATGTGCACTCTGTATCAATATCTAGCATACATTATCACCTCAGCCTCAATAGGAACTATGGTGATGATATCGATTGACCGCTATGTGGCCGTTTGTTACCCTCTGCATTACTCTATTCAAATCACACAACAGAGAGTtcaaatctgtgtgtgtctgtgctggaTCACTTCTGCAGTCTTTCAAACTCTGCTTCTGAAGGATTCCCTGAAGCAGCCAGGCAGGTACAACTCCTGTGTCGGAGAGTGTACCTTTGCCAGTGATTACATTAGTGGACTTGTAGatgttattttttccttcattgtTCCTATTACGATCATCATAGTTCTGTATGTGAGAGTGTTTGTGGTGGCTGTGTCTCAGGCTCATGCCATGCATTCTCAGCTTGTACCAAACAAGCACTCAGTTAGAGCAACTGTTCAGAAATCTGAACTGAAAGCAGCCAGGACTCTTGGTGTTGTTGTAGTTGTGTTTATAATATGTATGTGCCCATATTACTGTGTTGCTCTCACTGGACAAGAGACCCTTCTCAATAGTACATCTATTGTCTTTGTGATATGTGTGTTCTACTTAAACTCCTGTCTAAACCCCATCATCTATGCCTTCTTGTACCCGTGGTTCAGAAAATCAGTCAAGCTCATTGTTACACTTCAGATACTGCAGCCTGCCTCCCGTGAGGCCAAGATGCTGTAG
- the LOC127537048 gene encoding trace amine-associated receptor 13c-like: protein MEETELCFPQLFNSSCRRMKRSHFEAMLVYILLSCISLLTVILNLLVIISISHFRNLHTPTNLLLLSLAVSDVFVGLLMFFHIVLIDGCWFLGDFMCTLYHYLPYTITSASIGNMVMISIDRYVAVCYPLHYSIQITQQRVQICVCLCWISSAIFQAVILKDSLKQPGS, encoded by the exons ATGGAGGAAACTGAACTCTGCTTTCCACAGCTCTTCAACTCCTCCTGCAGGAGGATGAAGCGTTCTCACTTTGAAGCAATGCTGGTTTACATCCTGCTGTCCTGCATCTCTCTGCTTACTGTGATTCTCAACCTGCTGGTCATCATCTCCATCTCACACTTCAG GAATCTCCACACTCCCaccaacctcctcctcctctctctggctGTCTCTGATGTCTTTGTGGGTCTCCTCATGTTCTTTCACATTGTGCTCATAGATGGCTGCTGGTTCCTCGGTGACTTCATGTGCACTCTGTATCACTATCTACCATACACCATCACCTCAGCCTCAATAGGAAACATGGTGATGATATCGATTGACCGCTATGTGGCCGTTTGTTACCCTCTGCATTACTCTATTCAAATCACACAACAGAGAGTtcaaatctgtgtgtgtctgtgctggaTCAGTTCTGCAATATTTCAAGCTGTGATTCTGAAGGATTCCCTGAAGCAGCCGGGCAG